A DNA window from Bacteroides cellulosilyticus contains the following coding sequences:
- a CDS encoding ParA family protein: protein MTKIIAVLNHKGGVGKTTTTINLAAALRQKKKRVLAIDMDGQANLTESCGLSIEEEQTVYGAMRGEYPLPVIELENGLAVVPSCLDLSAAESELINEPGRELILKGLITKLLDSRKFDYILIDCPPSLGLLTLNALTTADFLIIPVQAQFLAMRGMAKITSVIEIVKERLNPNLSIGGIVITQFDKRKTLNKSVAEIINDSFCDKVFKTLVRDNVALAEAPIKGKNVFEYNKNCNGAKDYMALAQEVLKLK, encoded by the coding sequence ATGACAAAAATTATAGCTGTTTTGAATCATAAGGGTGGGGTTGGCAAGACAACTACCACCATCAATCTTGCCGCTGCTTTGCGACAGAAGAAAAAGCGTGTACTGGCTATCGACATGGACGGGCAAGCAAATCTTACAGAATCGTGTGGTCTCTCCATTGAGGAAGAACAAACGGTGTATGGGGCAATGAGAGGTGAATATCCCTTACCGGTTATCGAACTGGAGAACGGACTTGCTGTTGTGCCGTCCTGTCTCGACCTGTCGGCGGCAGAATCCGAACTGATAAACGAGCCGGGACGTGAGTTGATACTGAAAGGTCTGATTACGAAGTTGCTTGACAGTCGGAAGTTTGACTACATCCTGATTGATTGTCCACCTTCACTGGGCTTGCTGACACTCAATGCCCTTACCACAGCGGACTTTCTGATTATTCCGGTGCAGGCACAATTCCTCGCCATGCGCGGAATGGCGAAGATTACAAGCGTAATTGAGATTGTCAAGGAACGCCTGAACCCGAACCTGAGTATTGGTGGCATTGTTATTACCCAGTTTGACAAGCGCAAGACACTCAACAAGAGCGTAGCTGAAATTATCAATGACTCTTTCTGTGACAAAGTGTTCAAAACGCTTGTACGGGACAATGTGGCACTGGCCGAAGCTCCTATAAAGGGAAAGAACGTCTTTGAGTACAATAAGAACTGCAATGGAGCCAAAGATTATATGGCTTTAGCACAAGAGGTTTTGAAATTAAAATAA
- a CDS encoding ATP-binding protein, with product MRFFDRTEEIASLRKIREMAKNNAQFTVVTGRRRIGKTSLVWKAYEDEPILYFFVARKAEGDLCEDYRLEIENKLGVPTMGRAEHFTDVFEYLMKLSAERPITLFIDEFQEFFRVNKSVFSDMQRIWDLYSPKSRINLIVCGSIYSMMTKIFKDKKEPLYNRQSRFMTVRPFTPTVLKDILSEYNPGYTAEDLLALYAFTGGVAKYVQLLVDAGATTKTTMLDQIIKADSIFLGEGKAILIEEFGKDYGIYFSILSAIARGKTSRSEIENVVGKEIGGYLTKLEKEYEIISKKQPLFEKSSAKNVRYVIEDNFFTFWFRFIYKYSYMLEIENYGSVKMIIGRDYETFSGLMLERYFKRVLIERQVYTRIGGWWDRKGENEIDIVAENELDDTATFFEVKRKAENIDMEKLEAKAAAFMRATGEFKGYSLSYKGLSMTDM from the coding sequence ATGAGATTTTTTGACAGGACAGAAGAAATAGCCTCTCTTCGCAAGATTCGCGAAATGGCCAAAAACAATGCTCAGTTTACAGTGGTAACGGGACGTCGCCGTATCGGTAAGACATCACTCGTGTGGAAGGCATACGAGGACGAACCGATTCTCTATTTCTTTGTTGCCCGGAAAGCCGAAGGCGATTTGTGTGAGGACTACCGGCTTGAAATAGAGAACAAGTTGGGAGTCCCAACCATGGGGCGGGCCGAACACTTTACCGATGTGTTCGAGTACCTGATGAAACTTTCGGCAGAACGTCCCATCACACTCTTTATCGACGAGTTCCAGGAGTTTTTCCGTGTGAACAAATCGGTGTTCAGCGATATGCAGCGCATCTGGGATCTATACAGCCCGAAGTCCCGTATTAACCTGATTGTCTGTGGTTCGATTTATTCCATGATGACAAAGATATTCAAGGATAAGAAAGAGCCGTTGTATAACCGGCAGTCGCGCTTTATGACTGTGCGTCCGTTTACCCCAACTGTTCTGAAAGATATTCTTTCGGAATACAACCCCGGCTACACGGCGGAAGATCTGCTGGCATTGTACGCTTTCACGGGCGGTGTGGCGAAGTATGTACAACTACTCGTGGATGCAGGAGCAACAACCAAAACGACTATGCTCGACCAGATTATAAAGGCCGACTCCATATTTTTGGGCGAGGGTAAAGCGATTCTTATCGAAGAGTTCGGCAAGGATTACGGAATCTATTTCTCCATACTATCGGCCATTGCACGAGGAAAAACATCCCGTTCGGAAATTGAAAACGTGGTAGGCAAGGAAATCGGCGGTTATCTTACCAAGCTGGAAAAAGAATACGAAATCATATCGAAGAAGCAACCGCTGTTCGAGAAGAGTTCCGCCAAGAATGTCCGGTATGTCATCGAGGATAATTTTTTCACGTTCTGGTTCCGCTTCATCTACAAGTACAGCTATATGCTGGAGATAGAGAACTATGGAAGTGTGAAGATGATTATAGGTCGGGATTATGAAACTTTCAGCGGTCTGATGCTTGAACGTTACTTTAAGCGTGTACTGATAGAACGGCAAGTCTATACGCGTATCGGAGGCTGGTGGGACCGCAAGGGTGAGAACGAAATAGACATAGTAGCTGAAAACGAACTGGACGATACGGCGACATTTTTCGAAGTCAAACGCAAGGCCGAAAATATCGACATGGAAAAACTGGAAGCGAAAGCAGCCGCTTTCATGCGTGCAACGGGAGAGTTCAAAGGTTATTCCCTGTCATACAAAGGGTTGTCAATGACTGATATGTAG
- a CDS encoding ParB/RepB/Spo0J family partition protein — MEATAIQSVEKNITMVALANVQPSNYNPRKNFDEASLAELSESIRQQGVLQPIGVRPIEDNRFEIVFGERRYRASLMAGLEDIPAVVMEISDEVAEEMAVTENLQRKDVTPIEEANAYQKLIDSGRHDVQSLAVQFGKNESYIRTRLKFVSLMPEIAQLLEQDEITISVASEICRYGEDIQKEVYNKHLKEGVQYNSWRGMKASDVARNIERQYTTDLERYAFDKTLCLSCPHNTNNMMLFCEGGCGNCANRTCLAEMNAAYLTEKAVRLMEERPEVSLCYESFNSNEAVVERLTAMGYEVESLNYYAKAYPEQPEAPRKDEYDTTEEYEQAQSEFEQDLNDYTEECEEIRTRSEAGEIILYFRIESKDIVLCYVPKVTCTTNDTKQEQTLSPVEKLEKQDKRNKEIALEKTVEDTKKQILEVDMSDCKFGQDEDKMIYFFLLSSLRKEHFEAVGIEEKKPYSYLTDEEKINIIANLTSKQKAIIRRDFLIANFKNAYGNNAIASLLLDFAQKHMPDLLADIKNGHNEVYEKRHQRIEEKKAVLLVQEQAKQEAEQSDKQQSEVGMQTEEQPQEEDIAA; from the coding sequence ATGGAAGCAACAGCAATTCAATCAGTAGAGAAAAACATCACAATGGTAGCATTGGCAAACGTGCAGCCGAGCAATTACAACCCACGTAAGAATTTTGACGAAGCGAGCCTTGCAGAACTTTCCGAGAGTATTCGTCAGCAGGGTGTGTTACAGCCTATTGGAGTACGCCCAATAGAAGACAACCGCTTTGAGATTGTTTTTGGAGAACGCCGATATCGTGCCTCCCTCATGGCAGGATTGGAAGACATTCCGGCTGTCGTTATGGAAATTTCAGACGAAGTTGCCGAAGAAATGGCGGTAACTGAAAACCTCCAGCGCAAGGATGTTACCCCGATAGAGGAAGCAAATGCCTACCAAAAGCTCATTGATAGTGGTCGCCACGATGTGCAGTCTTTGGCGGTGCAGTTCGGTAAAAACGAAAGCTATATCCGCACACGCCTTAAATTCGTTTCCTTAATGCCCGAAATCGCACAGCTTTTGGAACAGGACGAAATCACAATCAGCGTAGCGAGCGAAATTTGCCGTTATGGGGAAGATATTCAGAAAGAGGTGTACAACAAGCATCTTAAAGAGGGGGTGCAGTACAATAGTTGGCGAGGAATGAAAGCCTCTGATGTTGCACGGAACATCGAACGGCAATATACCACCGACTTGGAGCGATACGCATTTGACAAGACCCTCTGTCTGTCGTGTCCTCACAATACAAATAATATGATGTTATTTTGCGAGGGTGGTTGCGGAAATTGCGCCAATCGTACTTGCCTTGCTGAAATGAATGCAGCATATCTCACGGAGAAAGCCGTGCGCCTTATGGAAGAACGCCCTGAGGTATCCCTCTGCTATGAAAGTTTCAACAGCAATGAAGCCGTAGTAGAACGTCTTACCGCCATGGGTTACGAAGTGGAAAGCCTTAACTATTATGCAAAGGCATATCCCGAACAGCCCGAAGCACCCCGAAAAGATGAGTACGACACCACCGAAGAATACGAACAGGCACAGAGCGAGTTCGAACAGGATTTGAACGATTACACGGAAGAATGCGAAGAAATCCGTACCCGAAGTGAAGCAGGTGAAATCATCCTTTATTTCCGTATTGAGAGCAAGGACATCGTACTCTGTTATGTTCCGAAAGTTACCTGTACTACCAATGACACAAAACAGGAGCAGACGCTTTCACCGGTAGAGAAGTTGGAAAAGCAAGACAAACGCAACAAGGAAATTGCCCTTGAAAAGACTGTAGAGGACACAAAAAAACAGATTTTGGAGGTTGATATGTCCGATTGCAAGTTTGGGCAAGACGAGGACAAGATGATTTATTTCTTCTTGCTATCATCCCTCCGCAAAGAGCATTTCGAAGCGGTAGGTATTGAGGAAAAAAAGCCTTATTCCTACCTTACAGATGAAGAAAAGATAAACATCATTGCCAACCTCACGAGCAAGCAGAAAGCGATTATTCGCAGGGATTTTCTAATTGCTAATTTCAAGAACGCATACGGCAACAATGCCATTGCATCCCTCTTGCTTGACTTCGCACAAAAACATATGCCCGACCTGTTGGCAGACATCAAGAACGGACATAATGAAGTGTATGAGAAGCGTCACCAACGTATCGAAGAGAAAAAAGCCGTTCTTTTGGTGCAGGAACAAGCAAAGCAGGAAGCGGAGCAATCTGACAAACAGCAATCCGAAGTAGGGATGCAGACCGAAGAACAGCCACAAGAGGAAGATATTGCAGCTTAA